In Lotus japonicus ecotype B-129 chromosome 5, LjGifu_v1.2, one genomic interval encodes:
- the LOC130718779 gene encoding probable indole-3-pyruvate monooxygenase YUCCA4, producing MGFGQEEEKDQAAAAAVKCVWVHGPIIVGAGPSGIAVAACLSEQGVPSVILERSNCIASLWQNRTYDRLKLHLPKHFCELPLMSFPNGFPKYPSKYQFISYMESYAAHFNVKPRFNQTVQSAVYESGSEFWVVRTQDFEYVSPWLVVATGENAEPVFPKLPGLDLFRGPVAHTSNYKSGSEYKNKKVLVIGCGNSGMEVSLDLCRHNAIPYMVARNTVHVLPREMFGFSSFGVAMALYKWLPLKIVDKLLLLVASFTLGNTNHYGIKRPKTGPIELKLATGKTPVLDVGQIAQIKSGNIKVMEGVKEITRNGAKFLDGQEKEFDAIILATGYKSNVPVWLKNREFFTEDGMPKTPFPHGWKGERGLYTVGFTRRGLQGTSSDAIKIAEDIVGQWRIKGKDKNCCDSHIIVLNNS from the exons ATGGGTTTTGGccaagaagaagagaaagaccaggccgccgccgccgccgtgAAGTGCGTGTGGGTTCACGGCCCTATCATTGTAGGTGCCGGACCCTCCGGGATAGCCGTGGCGGCGTGCCTGTCGGAGCAAGGTGTCCCAAGCGTGATTCTTGAGAGGAGTAACTGCATAGCCTCACTATGGCAAAACAGAACCTATGACCGCCTCAAACTGCACCTTCCAAAACACTTCTGTGAGCTTCCATTGATGAGTTTCCCCAACGGTTTCCCAAAATACCCTTCCAAGTACCAGTTCATCTCCTACATGGAGTCCTACGCAGCCCACTTCAACGTCAAACCCCGGTTCAACCAAACCGTGCAGAGCGCGGTTTATGAATCGGGGTCTGAGTTTTGGGTTGTGAGGACTCAGGATTTTGAGTACGTTTCTCCGTGGCTTGTGGTGGCTACCGGTGAGAATGCTGAGCCTGTTTTTCCTAAGCTTCCTGGGTTGGACTTGTTTCGTGGTCCTGTTGCTCACACCAGTAATTACAAATCTGGTTCTGAATACAAAAACAAGAAGGTTTTGGTGATTGGTTGTGGGAATTCTGGAATGGAGGTTAGCTTGGACCTTTGCAGGCACAATGCCATTCCTTACATGGTTGCAAGAAATACA GTACATGTTCTTCCAAGGGAGATGTTTGGCTTCTCATCATTTGGAGTAGCTATGGCACTTTACAAATGGCTTCCATTAAAGATAGTAGACAAGCTCCTCTTACTAGTGGCTAGTTTCACTTTGGGCAACACAAATCACTATGGAATCAAGAGGCCCAAAACAGGACCAATTGAGCTCAAACTTGCCACTGGGAAAACCCCTGTTCTTGATGTTGGTCAAATAGCACAAATAAAATCCGGCAACATAAAG gtGATGGAAGGTGTGAAGGAGATAACAAGAAATGGTGCCAAATTTTTGGATGGACAAGAAAAGGAATTTGATGCTATAATCTTGGCAACAGGATACAAAAGCAATGTCCCTGTTTGGcttaag AACCGTGAATTTTTCACCGAAGACGGAATGCCGAAAACACCCTTTCCTCATGGTTGGAAAGGAGAGCGTGGATTGTATACGGTGGGGTTCACGAGAAGAGGTCTTCAGGGAACGTCATCTGATGCCATTAAAATTGCTGAAGATATAGTTGGGCAGTGGAGAATAAAAGGCAAAGACAAGAATTGTTGTGATTCACATATCATCGTACTCAATAATTCATAG